The following coding sequences are from one Saccharomyces cerevisiae S288C chromosome X, complete sequence window:
- the BIR1 gene encoding survivin (Subunit of chromosomal passenger complex (CPC); CPC is comprised of Ipl1p-Sli15p-Bir1p-Nbl1p and regulates chromosome segregation; required for chromosome bi-orientation and for spindle assembly checkpoint activation upon reduced sister kinetochore tension; relative distribution to shortened microtubules increases upon DNA replication stress; sumoylated in an Mms21p-dependent manner; human survivin homolog): protein MDGQIDKMEKRYSMTKLENRLRTFQDGVALEKKKLKWSFKVIPYQAMAKLGFYFDPVIDPKTSKLKKDSVRCCYCHRQTYNVRDCRSKRKDVLETLSNIMRQHLTVTDNKQVCLLIYLRNKLLTDYSFHMGVSDWKNDKYFSNPDDENVINLRKFTFQDNWPHSGSQNEHPLGIEKMVNAGLMRYDSSIEGLGDPSMDKTLMNDTCYCIYCKQLLQGWSINDDPMSRHYKVSQNGNCYFFQTRNRFERIKNDNDSITKNCEVSPTLGENGKREVINTKTASQRQCPLFESPPSSTGPQLDDYNEKTDISVIQHNISVLDGAQGENVKRNSVEEKEQINMENGSTTLEEGNINRDVLADKKEVISTPTAKEIKRPNVQLTQSSSPIKKKRKFKRISPRKIFDEEDSEHSLNNNSANGDNKDKDLVIDFTSHIIKNRDVGRKNAILDDSTDEFSFSNQGHNTFDIPIPTSSHLLKGIDSDNDNVIREDDTGINTDTKGASSKHEKFSVNSEEDLNFSEVKLTGRDSSTNILIRTQIVDQNLGDIDRDKVPNGGSPEVPKTHELIRDNSEKREAQNGEFRHQKDSTVRQSPDILHSNKSGDNSSNITAIPKEEQRRGNSKTSSIPADIHPKPRKNLQEPRSLSISGKVVPTERKLDNINIDLNFSASDFSPSSQSEQSSKSSSVISTPVASPKINLTRSLHAVKELSGLKKETDDGKYFTNKQETIKILEDVSVKNETPNNEMLLFETGTPIASQENKSRKLFDEEFSGKELDIPIDSSTVEIKKVIKPEFEPVPSVARNLVSGTSSYPRNSRLEEQRKETSTSLADNSKKGSSFNEGNNEKEPNAAEWFKIDENRHLVKNYFHDLLKYINNNDATLANDKDGDLAFLIKQMPAEELDMTFNNWVNLKVQSIKREFIDDCDKKLDILRRDYYTATNFIETLEDDNQLIDIAKKMGIL, encoded by the coding sequence ATGGATGGTCAAATAGATAAAATGGAGAAGCGATATAGCATGACCAAACTGGAGAATAGGTTAAGGACTTTCCAAGATGGTGTTgcacttgaaaaaaaaaagttaaagtGGAGTTTTAAAGTTATTCCGTATCAGGCAATGGCCAAGCTTGGATTTTACTTTGATCCAGTGATCGATCCTAAGACATCTAAACTGAAAAAAGACTCTGTAAGATGTTGCTATTGTCATCGTCAAACATACAATGTGAGAGACTGCAgatccaaaagaaaagatgttCTTGAGACTCTAAGCAATATAATGAGGCAACATCTGACTGTTACTGATAACAAACAAGTTTGCCTCCTTATTTACTTGCGCAATAAGCTATTGACGGACTATAGCTTCCATATGGGGGTTTCGGACTGGAAAAATGACAAGTACTTCAGCAATCcagatgatgaaaacgTGATAAACCTAAGAAAATTTACTTTTCAAGATAACTGGCCTCACAGTGGTTCTCAAAATGAACATCCGCTGGGTATAGAAAAGATGGTGAATGCAGGACTCATGCGATACGACTCCAGCATAGAAGGCTTAGGCGATCCAAGCATGGATAAAACACTTATGAACGATACCTGTTATTGTATTTATTGCAAACAGTTGTTACAAGGTTGGTCAATAAATGACGATCCGATGAGCCGACATTATAAGGTTTCTCAAAATGGGAACTGTTATTTCTTTCAGACACGTAATCGATTTgagagaataaaaaatgacaatgaCAGTATCACGAAAAATTGCGAAGTCTCTCCAACTTTAGGCGAAAATGGGAAAAGAGAAGTGATCAACACGAAAACCGCTTCTCAAAGGCAGTGTCCTTTATTTGAGTCACCTCCATCTAGTACTGGTCCTCAACTTGACGATTATAATGAGAAGACAGATATATCTGTTATTCAACATAATATAAGTGTGCTTGATGGAGCACAAGGCGAAAATGTAAAACGTAATAGtgtggaagaaaaagaacaaatcaACATGGAAAATGGAAGCACTACATTAGAAGAGGGCAATATAAATCGTGATGTTTTAGCAGATAAGAAAGAAGTTATTTCGACACCAACtgcaaaagaaatcaaacGTCCAAATGTCCAGCTAACCCAATCATCGTCACctataaaaaagaaaagaaagtttaaGAGAATATCGCCTAGAAAAATCTTTGATGAGGAAGATAGCGAACACTCCCTTAATAATAATTCTGCCAACGGAGACAACAAAGATAAGGATTTGGTTATAGATTTTACAAGCCATATCATAAAAAATAGAGATGTAGGGAGAAAGAATGCTATTTTAGATGACAGCACAGATGAATTCAGTTTCAGTAACCAAGGACATAACACATTTGACATACCTATACCAACCTCATCACATTTGCTCAAAGGTATAGATTCAGATAATGACAATGTTATACGAGAAGATGATACTGGCATAAATACAGACACAAAAGGAGCGTCTTCTAAACacgaaaaattttctgttaattctgaagaagatttaaATTTCAGTGAAGTGAAACTCACAGGTAGAGACAGTAGTACTAATATTCTTATAAGAACGCAAATTGTAGATCAGAATTTGGGTGATATCGACAGAGATAAGGTCCCCAATGGTGGATCCCCAGAAGTTCCAAAGACACATGAGTTAATTAGAGATAACTCTGAAAAGAGGGAAGCACAAAACGGGGAATTTCGACATCAAAAAGATTCAACTGTACGGCAATCTCCAGATATATTACATTCTAATAAAAGTGGTGATAATTCCAGTAATATTACCGCAATACCCAAAGAGGAACAAAGGAGAGGCAATAGCAAAACATCCAGCATTCCCGCTGATATTCATCCTAAACCAAGGAAAAACTTGCAAGAACCAAGAAGCCTATCAATAAGTGGAAAAGTTGTTCcaacagaaagaaaattagaTAACATCAATATAGATCTAAATTTTTCGGCGTCCGATTTTTCACCATCATCACAATCTGAGCAATCATCAAAAAGCTCAAGCGTTATTTCAACGCCGGTAGCGAGCCCTAAAATTAATCTCACACGCAGTTTGCATGCAGTCAAAGAGCTTTCTGGcctcaaaaaagaaactgacGATGGTAAGTATTTTACTAATAAGCAGGAAACTATAAAAATACTGGAAGATGTGTCTGTGAAGAATGAGACCCCAAATAATGAAATGTTACTTTTTGAGACTGGAACCCCGATCGCATCTCAAGAAAACAAGtcaagaaaattatttgatgaagaGTTTTCTGGGAAGGAATTGGATATACCTATAGATTCATCAACtgtagaaataaaaaaggtTATTAAACCCGAATTTGAGCCAGTCCCATCAGTTGCAAGGAATTTGGTGTCTGGAACCTCTTCATATCCACGGAATTCACGTTtagaagaacaaagaaaggaaacaaGCACAAGTTTGGCTGATAATTCTAAGAAAGGAAGTTCATTTAATGAGGGCAACAACGAAAAAGAACCGAATGCAGCAGAATGGTttaaaattgatgaaaatagaCACCTTGTAAAAAATTACTTCCATGATTTgttaaaatatataaataataatgatgcTACGCTAGCTAATGACAAAGACGGTGATCTGGCTTTTTTGATTAAGCAAATGCCTGCAGAAGAGTTGGACATGACATTCAACAATTGGGTGAACCTAAAAGTGCAATCTATTAAGCGCGAATTTATAGATGACTGTGATAAGAAATTGGACATATTGAGAAGGGATTACTATACTGCCacaaattttattgaaactTTGGAAGATGACAATCAATTGATCGATATTGCTAAGAAAATGGGCATTTTATAG
- the GRR1 gene encoding SCF ubiquitin ligase complex subunit GRR1 (F-box protein component of an SCF ubiquitin-ligase complex; modular substrate specificity factor which associates with core SCF (Cdc53p, Skp1p and Hrt1p/Rbx1p) to form the SCF(Grr1) complex; SCF(Grr1) acts as a ubiquitin-protein ligase directing ubiquitination of substrates such as: Gic2p, Mks1p, Mth1p, Cln1p, Cln2p and Cln3p; involved in carbon catabolite repression, glucose-dependent divalent cation transport, glucose transport, morphogenesis, and sulfite detoxification), producing the protein MDQDNNNHNDSNRLHPPDIHPNLGPQLWLNSSGDFDDNNNNNNNNNNNNSTRPQMPSRTRETATSERNASEVRDATLNNIFRFDSIQRETLLPTNNGQPLNQNFSLTFQPQQQTNALNGIDINTVNTNLMNGVNVQIDQLNRLLPNLPEEERKQIHEFKLIVGKKIQEFLVVIEKRRKKILNEIELDNLKLKELRIDNSPQAISYLHKLQRMRLRALETENMEIRNLRLKILTIIEEYKKSLYAYCHSKLRGQQVENPTDNFIIWINSIDTTESSDLKEGLQDLSRYSRQFINNVLSNPSNQNICTSVTRRSPVFALNMLPSEILHLILDKLNQKYDIVKFLTVSKLWAEIIVKILYYRPHINKKSQLDLFLRTMKLTSEETVFNYRLMIKRLNFSFVGDYMHDTELNYFVGCKNLERLTLVFCKHITSVPISAVLRGCKFLQSVDITGIRDVSDDVFDTLATYCPRVQGFYVPQARNVTFDSLRNFIVHSPMLKRIKITANNNMNDELVELLANKCPLLVEVDITLSPNVTDSSLLKLLTRLVQLREFRITHNTNITDNLFQELSKVVDDMPSLRLIDLSGCENITDKTIESIVNLAPKLRNVFLGKCSRITDASLFQLSKLGKNLQTVHFGHCFNITDNGVRALFHSCTRIQYVDFACCTNLTNRTLYELADLPKLKRIGLVKCTQMTDEGLLNMVSLRGRNDTLERVHLSYCSNLTIYPIYELLMSCPRLSHLSLTAVPSFLRPDITMYCRPAPSDFSENQRQIFCVFSGKGVHKLRHYLVNLTSPAFGPHVDVNDVLTKYIRSKNLIFNGETLEDALRRIITDLNQDSAAIIAATGLNQINGLNNDFLFQNINFERIDEVFSWYLNTFDGIRMSSEEVNSLLLQVNKTFCEDPFSDVDDDQDYVVAPGVNREINSEMCHIVRKFHELNDHIDDFEVNVASLVRVQFQFTGFLLHEMTQTYMQMIELNRQICLVQKTVQESGNIDYQKGLLIWRLLFIDKFIMVVQKYKLSTVVLRLYLKDNITLLTRQRELLIAHQRSAWNNNNDNDANRNANNIVNIVSDAGANDTSNNETNNGNDDNETENPNFWRQFGNRMQISPDQMRNLQMGLRNQNMVRNNNNNTIDESMPDTAIDSQMDEASGTPDEDML; encoded by the coding sequence ATGGATCAGGATAACAACAACCACAATGACAGCAATAGGCTGCACCCACCTGATATACATCCAAATTTGGGCCCTCAATTGTGGCTGAATAGTAGCGGTGATTTTGAcgacaacaacaacaacaacaacaacaacaacaataataatagcacAAGACCACAAATGCCATCACGAACTAGAGAAACGGCAACTTCGGAAAGAAATGCAAGTGAGGTTAGGGATGCAACGCTAAATAATATCTTTAGGTTCGATAGTATTCAACGGGAAACGCTTTTGCCAACCAACAACGGACAACCGCTAAATCAAAACTTTTCGCTGACATTTCAACCACAACAGCAAACAAATGCGCTGAACGGGATTGACATAAACACTGTGAACACAAACCTTATGAATGGTGTCAATGTTCAAATAGATCAACTTAATCGATTGTTACCGAACCTACCAGAGGAAGAACGGAAGCAAATCCACGAATTCAAGCTAATAGTGGGCAAAAAAATCCAAGAGTTTCTGGTTGTTATAGAGAAAcgtagaaaaaaaatactgaaCGAAATTGAGCTAGACAACCTTAAACTAAAGGAGCTACGTATTGATAACTCCCCACAAGCAATTAGTTATTTGCATAAATTACAAAGAATGAGGCTTAGGGCGCTAGAGACAGAAAACATGGAAATTAGAAATTTAAGGCTAAAAATATTAACAATTATAGAAGAGTACAAAAAGTCATTATATGCATACTGCCATTCCAAGCTAAGAGGTCAACAAGTGGAAAATCCAACAgataatttcatcatttggATAAACTCCATAGATACTACTGAATCATCTGACTTGAAAGAAGGGCTACAAGATCTTTCGAGATATTCAAGGCAGTTCATAAATAATGTGCTTTCGAATCCATCAAATCAAAACATATGTACGAGTGTCACCCGAAGATCACCTGTGTTTGCCCTAAACATGCTACCCTCGGAAATATTACACTTAATATTAGATAAACTTAACCaaaaatatgatattgtAAAATTCCTTACCGTTTCCAAACTCTGGGCTGAAATAATTGTGAAGATACTTTATTACAGACCGCACATCAACAAAAAGAGTCAATTAGACTTGTTTTTAAGGACTATGAAGTTAACTTCTGAAGAAACTGTATTCAACTATCGTTTAATGATCAAAAgattaaatttttcatttgttgGTGACTACATGCACGATACAGAGCTTAACTATTTTGTCGGATGTAAGAATTTGGAGCGACTAACTTTAGTATTTTGCAAGCATATAACCAGTGTTCCAATATCGGCTGTTTTGAGAGGATGTAAATTTCTCCAAAGTGTGGATATCACTGGAATAAGAGACGTTTCCGATGACGTATTTGATACCTTAGCGACATATTGTCCCAGAGTACAGGGCTTTTATGTTCCTCAGGCAAGGAATGTAACATTCGATTCACTGCGGAATTTCATAGTCCATTCCCCgatgttgaaaagaataaaaatcacAGCAAACAATAACATGAATGACGAATTAGTAGAACTATTAGCCAACAAATGCCCTTTGCTTGTAGAGGTCGATATAACATTAAGTCCAAATGTCACTGATTCTAGTTTGTTAAAACTCCTCACTAGGTTAGTTCAGCTGAGGGAATTCAGAATAACTCATAATACGAATATTACGGATAATCTTTTCCAGGAGCTTTCTAAAGTAGTTGACGATATGCCCTCTTTAAGATTGATTGATCTTTCTGGATGTGAAAATATTACAGATAAAACTATAGAAAGTATAGTCAATTTAGCCCCTAAATTACGTAATGTTTTTCTAGGCAAGTGTAGCCGAATTACAGATGCATCGTTGTTCCAATTATCGAAGCTGGGCAAAAACTTGCAAACAGTGCATTTTGGGCACTGTTTCAATATAACTGATAACGGGGTAAGAGCACTCTTTCATTCATGTACAAGAATACAGTATGTGGACTTTGCGTGCTGTACGAATTTAACCAATAGAACTCTTTATGAACTAGCAGACTTACCAAAATTAAAGAGAATTGGCCTTGTCAAATGTACGCAAATGACTGACGAGGGTTTGTTGAATATGGTTTCCTTGCGAGGCCGAAATGATACTTTAGAAAGGGTACATTTATCTTACTGTTCTAATTTAACAATATATCCGATATATGAGCTTCTAATGTCTTGCCCAAGGCTCTCACATTTGTCTTTGACTGCTGTTCCGTCATTTTTACGCCCCGATATAACGATGTATTGCAGGCCTGCACCCTCAGACTTTAGTGAAAATCAACGTCAAATATTCTGCGTATTTTCAGGGAAAGGTGTTCATAAACTTCGCCATTATTTAGTAAATTTAACGTCGCCCGCTTTTGGACCACATGTCGATGTAAATGATGTTTTGACAAAATATATTAGATCCAAGAATTTGATATTTAACGGTGAAACACTTGAAGATGCTCTTAGGAGAATCATAACTGATTTAAATCAAGATTCCGCTGCAATTATAGCTGCTACAGGATTAAATCAAATCAACGGTCTAAATAacgattttcttttccagaATATCAATTTTGAACGAATAGATGAAGTATTCAGTTGGTATCTCAATACTTTTGATGGCATTAGGATGAGCTCGGAGGAAGTTAACTCACTATTATTGCAAGTAAACAAGACGTTTTGTGAAGATCCATTTAGTGATGTGGACGATGATCAAGATTATGTCGTAGCACCTGGTGTAAACCGGGAAATTAACAGTGAAATGTGTCATATTGTTAGAAAATTCCATGAGTTAAATGATCATATTGATGATTTCGAGGTGAATGTTGCTAGTTTGGTAAGAGTTCAGTTTCAGTTTACTGGTTTTTTACTTCATGAAATGACTCAAACCTATATGCAAATGATTGAATTAAACAGACAAATTTGTTTAGTACAAAAAACGGTTCAGGAATCGGGCAACATAGATTACCAAAAAGGGCTTTTAATATGGCGACTTTTATTCATTGACAAATTCATTATGGTGGTTCAGAAGTACAAGCTCTCCACCGTTGTTTTGAGACTATATTTAAAAGATAACATAACATTGTTAACCAGACAAAGAGAACTATTAATAGCCCACCAAAGATCAGCATGgaataacaataatgacaATGACGCCAACCGGAACGCCAACAACATAGTGAATATTGTATCGGATGCTGGGGCAAACGATACAAGTAACAATGAAACTAACAATGGtaatgatgacaatgaaaCAGAAAATCCAAATTTCTGGCGTCAGTTTGGCAATAGAATGCAAATATCACCTGACCAGATGAGGAATCTCCAAATGGGACTTCGTAATCAGAACATGGTTAGgaacaataacaacaacacAATTGACGAATCAATGCCTGACACTGCCATTGATTCTCAAATGGATGAAGCATCAGGAACGCCCGATGAAGATATGTTATAA